Proteins co-encoded in one Planctomycetia bacterium genomic window:
- a CDS encoding response regulator: MNRLPSLLIVDDEADACRNLSDIFADLGYQVDTANDGFEALERMQSAHYDLAVLDLMMPGMDGIELYRQMKQRSPETVAVLATAYPNHPRVDQALKSGLWNILYKRV, encoded by the coding sequence GTGAACCGTTTACCTTCTCTTTTGATCGTCGACGATGAAGCGGACGCTTGCCGTAACCTCTCGGACATCTTTGCCGACTTGGGTTATCAAGTCGACACGGCGAACGACGGCTTTGAAGCGCTTGAGCGCATGCAGTCCGCCCATTACGACTTGGCCGTGCTCGATCTCATGATGCCGGGCATGGATGGGATCGAACTCTATCGGCAAATGAAGCAGCGAAGCCCGGAAACCGTTGCGGTCCTCGCGACCGCTTATCCGAACCATCCGCGAGTCGATCAAGCACTCAAATCCGGCCTGTGGAACATCCTTTACAAGCGGGTCG